The genomic window GCGGTCGAGCTCGTCCCTCTGCTCCTCCTTCAGGTTCGCCCGCACGCTCGGGTCGATGACCGCGATGACGCGCGGGGCCTCCCAGGAGGGGGACCGCCTCAGCGGCTCGACCCTGCGCCCGGTCGTCAGGGCATAGCGGATGGCCCAGAAGGGCCTCCACCGCTCCGCCCCTCGGCCCGCCCGGAATTCGGCCTCATGGTCCTCGGGATAGTCGTCGTAGACGAGGTTCCACGGCACCGAGAGATACGACGCCGGGTCCTCCGAGAGCTCCTCGACGACGACCTCCAGCCCGAGCGAGCCCGACCGATCCCTGAGGTCGACCAGCCAGTTGCGGACGCTCCTGGCCGTGTCCTCGCCCCCCGGCAGCAGCCGGTTGTAGAGCTCGAACCCCGCCTCGACAACCTTGAAGGCCGGCTCCCACGGCATCGGCTGCGGGCCGGCCGTGTTGAGCGCGTGGACCAGCACTTCCAGCGCCTTGCGGGCCCGGGCGGCCGCGTCGCGGAGCTCGGCCAGCTCGGCGCCGGCGATGGCATAGGGCCTGAAGAACCCGCCGCGCGAGGACCAGACGAGCTCGACCCGATCGGCGTGGTTGGTGACCTGGCAGATGACCTCGGACATGGACCGACGCCCTCGCTTCGAGCACCCGGGAGATCGGCCTCGGCCGACGGATCGGGAGATGAGCGCCATCCATCCTAGCGGAAGGGCTCCGGACGAAATAGCAATTTTACGCAATCGGGGCCGTCGGCCTGGATCGACCTCCGGCCTGCGGTGAGCTCAGGCCAGGAGGATGGGCTCGTCGACGCTTCCAAGCCGCGTCGTTCCGCACGGACCTGGATTCGAAGCCAAACGCGTGCGCGTCGCCTTGCCTCATCGCGTCGCGGGATCGTGGGGGCGGCGCCACTCCGTGTAGGGCAGGCTTTCCATCACCCCGTCCTCCCGGAGGTTCAGTCCGGTCAGGGCCCGGATCCGAGACGCGACCTGGTCGGCGTCGCCGTCGAGGGAGGCGAGCGGTCGCTTCCAGAGCCGGGCGGTCTCATCGAGGAAGCCCATCGTCAGGATGCTCCGACCATCCGGGCTGATGCGCAGGGATGCGATGGCGAAGTCGTGCACCATGGGCGCGTCGATCGGCTTGCCGGTCGAGATGTCCCAGAATTGCAGGATCCCGCCGACGCTGCCCGTCGCGATCGCCTGCATGCCGGGGTCGAAGGCGACAGCCCAGACACTCGTGTCGGTGCGGAACTTTTGGATCTCCTTCGTTTCCTCCCCGTACGTCCACACCCGCGCCCACAAATCGTTTGAGCAGAGGACGAACTTCCGGCCATCGGGACTGAATGCGGCCGCCACGACTCCCCCGGAATAGGTGACCGGCTCACGCGAGATCTCTCCGGCGTCCAGGTCCATCGTCCGAACGAATCCGTCACCGCCTCCCAGCAGGATGAGCCGCCGCTCCGGATGGATCGCAATCGCCCATATGAGCGAATCAAACTCCCGCGAGGCTATCGGCCTACAATCCGGCATCCCCCACACCCGTATCCGCCGGTCGAGGCAGCTCGTCGCAAGGATCCGTCCGTCGCGACTGATCGACGCGCCGATGATCCTGCTTGGGTGCGGCAGGGGAGCAGTCAACGGCTTCCGCGTGCGGCCATCCCAAACGACGAGTTCGTTCTCCGATGGAGCGAGGAGCGCCATCCCGCCTCCGGTGGGACGCGAGTCGAGCGGTCCCCGGTCCCGATCGGGCTCCCGGTCCAACGGCGAGCCATCCTCGGAGTTCCAGGATCGGACGTCGCCACGACGGGTGACCGTCACGATCGCCTTGCCATCCGGTGCAAAAGCCGCATCGCGGAGCTCGCCGGGATCGCTAAGCCCGACTCCCGCATCGCTCGCCGCGCGCCATTTCCAGAGGCGGGCTGTCCTATCGCCACTTCCGGTGAGGATGGTGTCGCCGAGCGGGCTGAAGGCGACCGAGGTGACCCATCCCTGATGCTTGAGTGAGTCGCCGGCCGCCCGTCCCGAGGCCGCCTCCCAGAACCGCACGGCGCCGTCGTTCGAGCCGGTCGATATGTACCTACCGTCGGGGCTGAAGGCGACCGCGTAGACCGGCCCCGGATGGGGGCCGAACTCGCGGATCAGACGACCCGATCGGACCTCCCACAGGCTGGCATTCCTGCCCATGGTGCCCACCAGCAGGGACTGCCCGTCGGGGCCCAGGGCGAAATCACGGACCTGGGCACCCGGGGCGATCTTCGGGTACGTCATCGGCCTCCCGGTCGATGCATCCCAGAATCGCACCTCGGTGTCCGCCGTCACGGCCAGCAGGCCGTCGCGACTGAAGTCTACACATGATATTGTGCTGGAGTGAATCATCGTTCCGACGACGGTCCTTCGCTCCAGGTTCCAGAGCCTGGCCCTATTGTCGTCGGAGGCCGTCAGCAGGCTCCGGTCGTCCGGGGAGAACGTGATGGCCCAGATCCCTCCCGGATGCCTCAACGCATCCCCGATGAGCCGCTGGGACGATACATCCCAAAGCCGTACGGACCCGTCATTGCAGCCGGTCGCGATCGTCCGGCCGTCGTGGCTGAATGCGACGGACTCCACGCTGTCCGGGTGGAGCATCGGCTCGCCGAGGGGTTCGCCCGTCGAGGCGTCCCAGATCCGGGCGGTGCGGTCGGTGCTGCCCGTGAGGACGGACTTCCCGTCCGGGTGGAAGCTGACCCCTTTCACGTCGAGCTCGTGCGGGAGGACCTGGCGGAGCTGCGAGAGGCGGGTGTGCCAGGCCCCGAGGTTGGCCCGGATGACGCGCTCCAGCGGCGGCGAGTCGCGGCCGACGATCTGGAGGCTCCGCGCCAGCCAGGTCAGGCCGCTCGCCACGTCCTCCTGCTCGCAGAGGGCCAGCCCTCGATCGAGCGCGAGGTTGGCCGCGCCGATCTGGGCCTCGCGTCGGCGTGCGCGGGCCTCGGCGGCGCCCCGCCACGCGACGACGGCCAGGAGGAGCATCAGGGCGGCCAGCGCCAGGCTCCCGGCGATCGCCCCGATCGCCCTGCGGAACCGGTCCCTGCGGCCCCGCTCTTCCTCCCACGCCGCGGCGACGTCCGCCAGCGCATCGTGGCCGAGCCGGATGTAGCGGCGGGGCCGATCCCCCTCGATCCGGATCTCGTCCTCTCGCAGCAGCCGGGCCGACTTCGCCGCCTCGAGCACCCGGGCGAACGGCGTCGGCCGGCCCCACCTCGCTTCGAGGCCCGCCCGCGACGCCAGCCAGGTCGTCAGGGTGCCGTCGGCCTGCCGGTTGTAGAGCCCGCCCAGCAGATCCCTGAATGCGAGGCCATCCGCCTTCGAGAGGCGCATCGACCGCTCGATGGCGTCCTCGGCGAAGGCCCGGAGGCCTCCCCGGACTCCCTTGATGGCGGCGAGGTCCTGGGAGGTGATGACGCCGGCGGAGACCGTGTCTTCCTTCTCGCGCTCGTAGAGCTGGGTGCAGATGACCTGCACGAGCGGCAGGACGCTGTCCTGGTTCTCCGACCGCAGCGCCAGGACGCCGTCGGTGATCTCCTCCGGCACGCCGTCGGCGTAGCGGAATCCATACCGCGCCTCGGCCGTCGGCCGCTTGATCGCCTCGATGACGTCGGCCCGCGAGAAGTCGCGGAGCAGGTCGTCCCGGACGCCGACGAGGTCGCGACGCCCCTGCCTCAGGTGGTCGAGGAGCCGCCCGTAGTACTCGGTCCGCAGGGCGACGATCAGCTTCACGTCGGCCCGCAGATCCACCAATCGCTGGATCATCCGGAGGGCGCGATCGCGGTCCTCCCGCTCCTCCTTCGTGCGGGCGAGGGTGAAGAGCTCCTCGGCCTGGTCCAGCACCAGGACCAGGACATGCGGCAGGCGTGCCGACATCCGCGAGAGGAGGTCCGCCAGCAGGTCCTCGTCGGCTCGCAACGCCGCGTCGACCTGGCCGGAACCGGCCTCCGCCCCGACGGCCTCGTCGAGCACCGGGCGCAGGTCGATGACGATGTCCTCGCCGTGCGGCGATCGGAATCGCAGCGGGTCCTCGGCCATCTCGATCAGGGCCCGCGCGAGCTGGCCCACCGGGTCCTTCGCGGGCTGGACGATGAGCAGGCCCCCGTCGGGACGCCGGAAGAACCTGTAGCCGACGCACTCGCCCTCCAGGTAGGGGACGACGCCGGCGCGGAGGAAGGAGCTCTTCCCGACGCCGCTCTCCGCATGGAGGACGAGGATCCGCGTGTCAGGGCGGTCCAGCGTCGCGGCGAAGCGGACCGCGTCGGCGTCGCGGCCGGTGAACAGGGCACGGTCTCCCTCGTCGTAATAGCCGAGCGAGGGATAGGGCTTCTCGGGCAATGGCGGCCCGGGGGGCGTCGCCCGCGATGTCGTCACGGGCCGGTGGCCGAGGTCGGGGATGGGCCATGCGGCGGGCGTCGTCGTGGCCCCGAGGACCGTGCCGGCCACGGCGGCGCCCTCGCCGATCGGCATCGCTTCCGCGCGGGGCTCGCCCGCCGGGAGGACGCGGATCTCGGGCGGGCAGTGGGCGCCGTAGAGCAGGCCCAGCGCCGGGTTGGAAAGCCGGAGCTCGTGCAGGAGCCGCCCCAGCGGCTTGCCCTCGCGGAGGAAGCCGCGGAGGAAGGCCAGGCCGAACTCGTTGGCGAAGTTGTCGATCGTCTGCCGCTCGGTGGCGATGGCGCCGGTGAAGCCGAAGTCGTGCAGGACGTCGAGGAACGAGCCGCCGGAGCCGGCCTCGGCGGTCCGGCAGGCGTTGAGGAACGCGAGCATCCCCTCGGGACGCTCGCGCGAGGCGTAGCCGCTGAGGAGGCTCCGCAGGTCGCCGGGGCGGACCCTCTCGGTGTCGCCCAGGTGCAGGCAGTCCGGGGTGGCGTGGCCGAGCCAGTAGAGCAGCCTCGGGGGGCCCTTCCGCAACTCGGCCCGGAGCTCCTTCAGCGAGCCGACCGGCGCCAGCCCCTCCTCGGCGAGGAACCGGTCCAGGGCCGCCCCCTGGTCGGCCCCGAGGTTCTCGCGGACCTTCGCGTCGATCACCGCGACGACCCGCGGCCTGGTCCAGCCCGGGAGCCGCTTCAGCGGCTCGACGCGGCGCCCGGTCGTCAGGTTGTAGCGGATGGCCCAGAAGGGCCGCCATCGCTCCGCCCCGACGCCGGACCGGAACTCGGACTCGTGGTCCTCGGGGAAGTCGTCGTACACCAGGTTCCACGGGACCGAGAGGTAGGCCGCCGGGTTGCCCGAGAGCTCCTCGACGACGACCTCCAGCTCGATCGGGCCCGGACCGTCCCCGAGGCCGACCAGCCATTCGCGCACGCGACTCGCCGTGTCGTCGCCGCCGGGCAGGAGGCGGTTGTAGAGCTCGAAGCCCGCCTCGACCAGCCCGAAGGCCGGCTCCCAGGGCATCGGCCCCTGTCCCGATGAGTTCAGCGCGTGGACCAGCACCTCCAGCGCCTTGCGGGCCCGGGCGGCCGCGTCGCGGAGCTCGGCCAGCTCGGCGCCGGCGATGGCATAGGGCCTGAAGAACCCGCCGCGCGAGGACCAGACGAGCTCGACCCGATCGGCGTGGTTGGTGACCTGGCAGATGACCTCGGACATGGATCGACGCCCTGCTCGCGATGGAAGCCCGAAGTCCTCGGACGGGATGCGACGGATTCTACCCGATGATCAGCTCGACGGCGCATCCGCGCAAGAGAGGACGGCCGGCGGGGCCGGATGACGGCGGGACGAGCGGGATCCTAGGCTCGATGTGTACGCACGGCCCGGGGAGACGAGGCCCGCCGGCCCGGCCACCGGGCCTCGCCGGCGGTCGCATCGAGTCGTCGCGCGTCGGACGGCGCGGTTTCTCGCTAAGTATGGGGCATATTATCCCGTTTGCGGGAATGACTGAAAGAACAGTCCTCGGTGCTCGGTGATACCCGCTGCGCCGGGCGGTGTTGAATCGGTTGCAGGGCACGAGGAGGGGCGGGAAACAGGTCGGGGCACGTCGGGGGATTCCTTCATGACTACGGGTCGCGGCGATCGTCGGGGATGGAGGGGGCCTGCGGGGATGCTCGCGGTCGCCGTGGCGCTGGGCGTCGCGGGCTGGGTCGTCGAGGCGAGGGCCTGGGCGAGGCAGGAGAAGGGGGACGCGACCGGGGCGGCGAAGCGATCGGAGAAGCCCGCGGCAACCCCCGAGGCCCCCGCCCCGGGGCTCATGGAGAGGGAGGCCGAGAAGCAGGAAGAGGCCGCCGCGATGCCGGCGATGCCCGGCGACGACGGATCGCGGGAGGTGCTGAAGGCACTCCGCGAGCTGGGCGGGGCCGCGCGGAAGGACGCGGCGCGGGCGAGGCAGGCGGCGGCGAGGGCCCCGCTGCCGAAGAGGCCGGCGAAGACGGTCACGCCGCCGACGGTCACGCCGGCGGATCTCGACGCGATGCTCGCGAAGTACCTGAAGGAGAAGGACCCGAAGGTCGAGCCGGCGCCGCCGACGAGCGACGTGGAGTTCGTCCGGCGGGCCTACCTCGACCTGGCGGGGACGCCGCCGACGCCGCGGCAGGTGGCGGAGTTCGTGGGCAGCCGTGCGAAGGACAAGCGGGCGAGGCTCATCGACGCGCTGCTGGAGAGCCCGGAGATGGCCCGGAACTGGGCCCGGTACTGGCGGGACGTGATCAAGTTCCACGCGACGAACCAGAACCCCGGGCAGGTCCGCTACGACCTGCTGGAGGAATGGCTCGAGGCGCAGTTCCGCGCGAAGCGTCCGTGGGATGAGATCGTCTCGGCCATGATCACGGCGACCGGCCGCGTGGACGAGAACGGCGCGGTGGCGTTCCCGCTGGCCAGCGAGGCCAAGCCCGTGGAGATGGCCGGCGAGGTCTCCCGGCTGTTCCTGGGCGTCCAGATCCAGTGTGCCGAGTGCCACGACCACAAGACCGACTCCTGGAAGCGGCAGCAGTTCCACGAGCTGGCCGCCTTCTTCTCCGGCACGCGCTCGCGGAGGGTCGACAAGGCCATGCCGGGCCAGCCGGCGGTCTTCAGCGTCGAGACGACCCCGCGGGCCCGCTACGCGATGCCCGACCTCGCCGACCCCAAGAAGCAGATCCCGGTGGCGCCGAGGTTCTTCCTGGCCTCGTCCCGGGAGGAGGTCCCGAGCCTCCCGGAGACGCTCGCCCCGGCCGACCGGCGGGCCCTCGGGGCCTCGTACGTGACGGGCCAGGACAACCCGTGGTTCGCCCGGGCGTTCGTGAACCGGACGTGGTTCGTGCTCATGGGCGAGTCGTTCTACGACGTGGTGGACGACATCGGGCCGGAGCGGGAGCCCAAGGCGAGGGAGGTCATCGAGACCCTGGCCGACCAGTGGCAGAAGGGCGGGTACGACGTCCGCTGGCTGCTGCGGACGATCGCCAACACGCAGGCCTACCAGCGTCGGGTGCGCTCGACGGCCAACCCGGCCGGCAAGACGGCGTTCGCGGCCAATTGCCCCAGCCGGCTCCGCGCCGACCAGATCGCCGACGCCCTCGTCGAGGCGCTCGGCCTGCCGGAGGACCTCCGTCCGGTGCCGCCCCCCGGGGCCGCGAAGGGGAAGGGCGCGGGCAGGGCGCAGGGCGGGAAGATGCCCGTGGCGAAGGTCAAGGGCGCCGCCAAGGTCGCGGAGGCGACCGGGCTGGGCGGGGCCCCGGTCCAGGGGAAGGGCCCGAACAAGGCCGTCCGCGCCGGCGGCGCGCGGGCCCTCTTCGGGGCGCTGTTCTCGATGGACCCCTCGGCCGCGCCGGACGAGATCCTCAGCACGATCCCGCAGGCCCTCTTCCTGATGAACGGGCCGATCGTCCAGAACCGGACCCAGGCCCGGCCGGACACCGCCCTGGGCGAGATCCTCGCCACCTCCTCGAGCGACCGCGAGGCCCTCAACCGGCTCTACCTGCGGACGCTCTCCCGCCAGCCGAACGCGAAGGAGGTGGAGGCCTGCGCCGCCTATCTCGCGCGAGCCGGGAACCGCGTCGAGGCCTTCGAGGACATCTACTGGGCACTCGTCAACACCACGGAGTTCGTCTCGCGGCGTTGAGTGCCTGTCCCGCAGGTTCGGGCCGGGTTCGCGCGGGGTTCCTCGGGGCGTCCCCTGGCAATCGGACTGAGCTGGATCCGCTTCCCCCCTTTCCAAGGGGGGACACGGGGGGTGGATGCGACCGCCTCGGCAGGGGTCAATGCACCCCCTCTAACTCCCCCTTGGTAAGGGGGAGAACCGGACTCGCCCCCTTACTCAGTGGGGGGATGGAAGAATGCGAAGTCAACCAAAGCACATGCCCTGATCCTGGCGAAGAAGACGACGGGGGACCAGCGATGACGGACGAGTCGAGCATCGTGCGGGTGGGGATGAACGGCCAGGGCGTGGTGAGCCGCCGGGGGTTCATCCGGACGATGAGCTGGGGGGCGGCCGGCCTGGGGGCGGCGGCGGGCGCCGGGGTGATCCCGGCGACCTTCACGGACCTGATGGTCCTGAAGGCGGACGAGCTGCGGAAGCGGCAGATGGCCTGCATCCTGCTCTGGATGGCGGGCGGCCCGAGCCAGCTCGAGACGTTCGACCCCAAGCCGGGCACGGAGCACGGCGGGACGACGAAGGCCATCGAGACCTCGGTCCCGGGCATCTCCATCGCCGAGGGCTGGAACCAGACCGCGAAGGTGATGAAGGAGATCGCGCTCGTCCGCTCGATGACCAACAGGGAGGCCAACCATCAGCGGGCGTCGTACCAGCTCCACACCGGCTATGCCCCGAGCGCGACGATCAAGCACCCGCACCTCGGCTGCTCGGTCGCCGCCCAGCTCGGCGAGAGCAAGTTCGACCTGCCGCACATCGTGAGCATCGGCGGCGCCACGGCCGGCGCCGGGTTCCTGGGCGCGTCGCTGGAGCCGTTCGTGATCCAGAACGCGGAGCGGCCGCCGGACAACACCCAGCCGAGGGTCGCCGTCGACCGCTTCAAGCGGCGGCTCGGGCTGCTCAACAACCTGGAGGTCGCCGGATTCGGCACCAACGGCGGGGCCGACCGGGTGAAGGAGCACCGGGCCGTGTACACGCAGACGGCCCGGATGGTGCTGTCCCCGGAGATGAAGGCGTTCGACCTCGAGGGCGAGAGCCCCGCCCTGCGGGACGCCTACGGCCGGACGGCGTTCGGCCAGGGGTGCCTGCTGGCCCGCCGGCTCGTCCAGGCCGGGGTGACGTTCGTGGAGGTCCGCTCGAACGGCTGGGACACGCACCAGGAGGTCAACGACAGGGTCGGCAAGCTGGCCGGCCAGGTGGACCCGGCGTTCGCGACGTTGATCCGCGACCTGAAGGAGCACGGCATGCTCGGCCGGACGCTCGTCGTCTGGATGGGCGAGTTCGGCCGGACGCCGAAGATCAACGCCAACGCCGGCCGCGACCACTTCCCCCGGGTCTTCAACGTGGCCCTCGCCGGCGGCGGCGTCCGCGGCGGCCAGGTGATCGGGGCCTCCAACGCCGACGGCACCGACGTCAAGGACCGCCCGGTCTCGGTCCCCGACCTGATGGCCTCGCTCTGCCACGGCCTGGGCGTCAACGCCCAGAAGGAGGTCGACACGCCGATCGGCCGGCCGATCAAGGTCGTCGACGGCGGGAAGGCGGTCGCCGAGCTCTTCGGATGAGGTCGGCGATGGATGTCGCGTCCGGCTCCGGATAGGCTGGGGGTCCGCTCGTGATCCGCCGGGCTCGGGGAGGACCTCGCATGCGACTCCGACACGTCGCGCGCCGCTGGCTGCCGGGAGTGGTCGCCCTCGCCGCGGTCCTCGGCGTCGCGTCGCGGATCTTCGACGACTGGTCGCGGGGCGGGCCCTGCCGGCCGCTCGTGGAAGCGCTGAGGGACGGGGATGCCGAGGCCCGGCAGGACGCCGTCGCGGACCTGTTCACGCTGACCCTCAACGGGGTGGACATGTCGCCGGCCATCCCGGCGCTGGTCGAATGCCTCGATGACAGGGATGGGACGGTCGGCGAGGTCGCGGCCGATGCGCTGGCCCAGGTCGGGACCAAGGCGGCCCCGGCCGTGCCCGCGGCGGCTCGCCTCCTGCGCGGCGGCCGGGCCGACTTGCGGCCCCGCCTCCTGCGCATCCTCGCGGCCGTCCATGTCAGGGAGGCGGACGAAATCCTTGAAGGGGCCCTCGACGACCCCGACGCCCGGCGACGCGTCGAGGCCTTCGAGGCCCTGGACTTCGCGAGGAGGGCGGATCTCGTGCCGGCGGTCATCCGTCGGCTGGCCGCCGATCCCGCCCCCGCGGCGAGGCTGGCCGCGCTCCGCATGCTCGCTGCCACCGAACCGCATTCCGACCGCGTCGTGGAGGCGGAATGCCTCGCCCTGAGGGATACCGTTCCGGAGGTCCGGCTGGCGGGCGTGTCCCTGCTCGGAACGCAGGGGCGTGGCTCAACGGCCGCCACCGAGGCCTTGCTCGCGTCGATCCGCGACGCGGACCCCCGGGTCCGAGCGGCATCGCTCAATGCCCTGGGCCAGATTGGTTTCAACGATGAGCGGATCCTCCCCGAGCTCTTCGACGCCATGAGAGATTCGAGAATCCGGGAGGAGGCGAGGGACGCGATCCAGAAGCTGGCCGGTCGTCCGTCGTCGGGCCTTGCCCCGCCGACCGGTTCCCTGAGGGCCGCCACCGCGACGTTGCGGAACGCCCTGGGGAGCACCGATCCGCGGACGCGCGGCGCCGCGGCGAGCATGATCCTCCTGAGAATGGACGACAGCCGACGGGTGTATGAGCCGGGCCTCGAGGCCCTCGCGGACATGCTGCCGCTCGTCGGCTCGAAAGTGAAGGCGCAAGACGCGGCGGTCCGCCGCCCCGCGCTACTGTTCCTCCTCCGGGCGGTCCCATCGGAAGAGGTCCTCCGCTTCTTCCTGGACGCGATCGTCGACGCGGCCGCGGCCCCGGTGGCCGAACCCCCCTCTCCGGCCGCTCGCGAGGCCTGGCACTCGGCCCTGACGGCCCTGATCGGCAGGGCGAGGAGCGGGGACGAGCCGCTCCGCGGAGGGCCGCTGACATGGTTCCTCCCGGACGACCTGCTGCTCTGGTTCCTGCCGGAAATCGTCGCGGCGATGGAGGATGAGGCGGAGGAGGATCTGCGGTTCGAGGCGATCCTCGTGGTCGGCAGCCTGCTCGAGCCGCGCCGGGCCCTCTTCCCGCCGGGTGGCGACGCCTGGCGCTCGTTGCGAGACGGGCTCACGAAGCAGCTCCGCGAGGACCGGCGCGAAATCAAGGACATGGTCCTTCAGTGCCTCGAACAGCTCGACGGCAAGGCCGAGCCCCCCTCGCCGCTGCTCCCATGATGGCGGTGCGGCGAGGGTCCCGGCGAGCATCCCGCGTCCGGTCGGGGGGATTTTGACGCAAGAGCGCCCCGGGTGGTGCCGATGATACGGGATGTATCGGGTGGTCCGGTCCTCCCTGGCGGTCGCGTCGCGACGGCCGGACCGGTCTCGCCGGGGCTGTCGCGGAGGTGGCGGTGGGGAAGGATGCCCGGCCGGTTGCCGGCGGCGGCCGAGAGCGGGGCGAGGTCCCCCGGCCCGATGGATTCCGCATTGTCACTCCGGTTCGATCGCACCGCCCGTGGATGCCGGCGGCGCGCGAGGCGCGAGCCTGGGAAAGGAGTTCCCCGAATGCGTACCCCTGCTCGGTTTGGCCTGGGCCTCTGCGGCCTGGCGTTGGTGGCGGCACCGATGGCGAAGGCGGCCGATGACCGGCTCCCCGCCGGGGCGACGGTCGTGGCGGCCGACCCGTCGGCCATGGCGCCGGCCCCGAAGCATCAGCACAAGGGCCTGTTCGGCTCCCGGCATTGCGTCGAGTGCCAGCGGGCCCGGGCGAAGCAGCGCGACGGCGTGGACGTCCCCCCTCCCCCGGCGACCCTGCCGGCCGGCGCGATCCCCGGCCGGGTGGTCCATTCCCACGGCCAGGCCGCGGCCCCCTGCGCCGCCTGCGAGGCCGCCGCGGCGGGCGGGACGGTCGTCATGGGGCCGACGACGGTCGTCTCCGGGCCGGTGACGGTCGTGGAGGGCCTCCCGGCCGGCCACGCGACGGTGGGCGGGCCGGCCGTGGCGGACGCCTCGGCGCCCGGCCATGCGGTGGTCGGCCCCGGCATGGACGCCGCCTCGATGGCGGCCGCCGGCCCCGCGCCGGTGGGCGTCTCCCGGGCCGCGATGGCCGCCGCCCCTCGGACCGCGGCCCTGGGCGGCCGCCCAGGCTCCAGCCCCTATGACCCGGCCGTGCGGGCCACGAGCATCCCGCCGGCCCAGACCGGGATCGAGGGCGCCGAGCCCGGCCGCCCCCGCATCCTGGGCCATCTGTTCGGCGTCAGCGCCATGCGTCGCGACTTCCAGGACATGCGTGCCGCCCGCCAGAACCAGGGCCGAGACGCCCACGCGGCCATCTCCTACGACGACCCGAACAAGGCCGTCACCGACCTCCCGGCGAGCATGGTGTACGGCAGGGGCCAGGGGCACTGAGCCGCTGACGCCCCGGGGACGGGGGCCGACGCCGTCGGCCCCGGCCCGAATCCGAATCCGCGGGATAGTCCGGTCCTCTCGCCTGGCGCGGGGGATCGGACTATCCGCGCGCGCCGGGGCTTGCTTTCCGTCGAGGGCGGGCCGCCCGCGGGTCGATGCAGAAGGTCGAGGCCGGATCAGGGACCGGAGGCCGCCCCCGCACCCCGCGTGGGCATCGCCGGAGGGCGCAAGGGACGGGATCCCCCGTGGAGAAGACGGGGATCGGGACCGTCCCGGGGCGTCGCCGGCGTCGACGGACGGACGCGACGGGCCGGGGCCCCAGGGGGGCCTTCGACCCGGATCCGCCCGCGCCTCCGGCCCTGGATACGGCCGGGGCAGATGGCGTCGCCCGGGCGCAGGACAGCACGGGCACACCCACCGCTTGCTCGCTCGATTCCGGACACTCCAGGAGGATACATGGAAGCATACGTAAGGGATTGACTATGCGTTTCGGAAGATGGCGAGGCGTGGCCCTGGCGTTCTCCCTGGCGGCCCTCACCGGCGCGGCCGCCGTCCCGGCCCGGGCGGACGGATACCACCTGCACCCCACGCTGCCCCCCGAGGTGCCGGCGTACAACTACGCGACCGGCGGCGAATACTTCGCGCCCCCGG from Aquisphaera giovannonii includes these protein-coding regions:
- a CDS encoding NACHT and WD repeat domain-containing protein, with the protein product MSEVICQVTNHADRVELVWSSRGGFFRPYAIAGAELAELRDAAARARKALEVLVHALNSSGQGPMPWEPAFGLVEAGFELYNRLLPGGDDTASRVREWLVGLGDGPGPIELEVVVEELSGNPAAYLSVPWNLVYDDFPEDHESEFRSGVGAERWRPFWAIRYNLTTGRRVEPLKRLPGWTRPRVVAVIDAKVRENLGADQGAALDRFLAEEGLAPVGSLKELRAELRKGPPRLLYWLGHATPDCLHLGDTERVRPGDLRSLLSGYASRERPEGMLAFLNACRTAEAGSGGSFLDVLHDFGFTGAIATERQTIDNFANEFGLAFLRGFLREGKPLGRLLHELRLSNPALGLLYGAHCPPEIRVLPAGEPRAEAMPIGEGAAVAGTVLGATTTPAAWPIPDLGHRPVTTSRATPPGPPLPEKPYPSLGYYDEGDRALFTGRDADAVRFAATLDRPDTRILVLHAESGVGKSSFLRAGVVPYLEGECVGYRFFRRPDGGLLIVQPAKDPVGQLARALIEMAEDPLRFRSPHGEDIVIDLRPVLDEAVGAEAGSGQVDAALRADEDLLADLLSRMSARLPHVLVLVLDQAEELFTLARTKEEREDRDRALRMIQRLVDLRADVKLIVALRTEYYGRLLDHLRQGRRDLVGVRDDLLRDFSRADVIEAIKRPTAEARYGFRYADGVPEEITDGVLALRSENQDSVLPLVQVICTQLYEREKEDTVSAGVITSQDLAAIKGVRGGLRAFAEDAIERSMRLSKADGLAFRDLLGGLYNRQADGTLTTWLASRAGLEARWGRPTPFARVLEAAKSARLLREDEIRIEGDRPRRYIRLGHDALADVAAAWEEERGRRDRFRRAIGAIAGSLALAALMLLLAVVAWRGAAEARARRREAQIGAANLALDRGLALCEQEDVASGLTWLARSLQIVGRDSPPLERVIRANLGAWHTRLSQLRQVLPHELDVKGVSFHPDGKSVLTGSTDRTARIWDASTGEPLGEPMLHPDSVESVAFSHDGRTIATGCNDGSVRLWDVSSQRLIGDALRHPGGIWAITFSPDDRSLLTASDDNRARLWNLERRTVVGTMIHSSTISCVDFSRDGLLAVTADTEVRFWDASTGRPMTYPKIAPGAQVRDFALGPDGQSLLVGTMGRNASLWEVRSGRLIREFGPHPGPVYAVAFSPDGRYISTGSNDGAVRFWEAASGRAAGDSLKHQGWVTSVAFSPLGDTILTGSGDRTARLWKWRAASDAGVGLSDPGELRDAAFAPDGKAIVTVTRRGDVRSWNSEDGSPLDREPDRDRGPLDSRPTGGGMALLAPSENELVVWDGRTRKPLTAPLPHPSRIIGASISRDGRILATSCLDRRIRVWGMPDCRPIASREFDSLIWAIAIHPERRLILLGGGDGFVRTMDLDAGEISREPVTYSGGVVAAAFSPDGRKFVLCSNDLWARVWTYGEETKEIQKFRTDTSVWAVAFDPGMQAIATGSVGGILQFWDISTGKPIDAPMVHDFAIASLRISPDGRSILTMGFLDETARLWKRPLASLDGDADQVASRIRALTGLNLREDGVMESLPYTEWRRPHDPATR
- a CDS encoding DUF1549 domain-containing protein translates to MTTGRGDRRGWRGPAGMLAVAVALGVAGWVVEARAWARQEKGDATGAAKRSEKPAATPEAPAPGLMEREAEKQEEAAAMPAMPGDDGSREVLKALRELGGAARKDAARARQAAARAPLPKRPAKTVTPPTVTPADLDAMLAKYLKEKDPKVEPAPPTSDVEFVRRAYLDLAGTPPTPRQVAEFVGSRAKDKRARLIDALLESPEMARNWARYWRDVIKFHATNQNPGQVRYDLLEEWLEAQFRAKRPWDEIVSAMITATGRVDENGAVAFPLASEAKPVEMAGEVSRLFLGVQIQCAECHDHKTDSWKRQQFHELAAFFSGTRSRRVDKAMPGQPAVFSVETTPRARYAMPDLADPKKQIPVAPRFFLASSREEVPSLPETLAPADRRALGASYVTGQDNPWFARAFVNRTWFVLMGESFYDVVDDIGPEREPKAREVIETLADQWQKGGYDVRWLLRTIANTQAYQRRVRSTANPAGKTAFAANCPSRLRADQIADALVEALGLPEDLRPVPPPGAAKGKGAGRAQGGKMPVAKVKGAAKVAEATGLGGAPVQGKGPNKAVRAGGARALFGALFSMDPSAAPDEILSTIPQALFLMNGPIVQNRTQARPDTALGEILATSSSDREALNRLYLRTLSRQPNAKEVEACAAYLARAGNRVEAFEDIYWALVNTTEFVSRR
- a CDS encoding DUF1501 domain-containing protein — encoded protein: MTDESSIVRVGMNGQGVVSRRGFIRTMSWGAAGLGAAAGAGVIPATFTDLMVLKADELRKRQMACILLWMAGGPSQLETFDPKPGTEHGGTTKAIETSVPGISIAEGWNQTAKVMKEIALVRSMTNREANHQRASYQLHTGYAPSATIKHPHLGCSVAAQLGESKFDLPHIVSIGGATAGAGFLGASLEPFVIQNAERPPDNTQPRVAVDRFKRRLGLLNNLEVAGFGTNGGADRVKEHRAVYTQTARMVLSPEMKAFDLEGESPALRDAYGRTAFGQGCLLARRLVQAGVTFVEVRSNGWDTHQEVNDRVGKLAGQVDPAFATLIRDLKEHGMLGRTLVVWMGEFGRTPKINANAGRDHFPRVFNVALAGGGVRGGQVIGASNADGTDVKDRPVSVPDLMASLCHGLGVNAQKEVDTPIGRPIKVVDGGKAVAELFG